A single region of the Drosophila miranda strain MSH22 chromosome 2, D.miranda_PacBio2.1, whole genome shotgun sequence genome encodes:
- the LOC108157411 gene encoding protein Skeletor, isoforms D/E — protein sequence MYNQLAMLAMKDKPWLVLFGLLAALSCLPSPSDAAYPYYGTKIGALTRLHHGVSGDVYAVDSRTIFIKKFSYDGEAPAAYFYVGNTARPSNEGATRLRDERGGTASLTRRYRNKDITLSLPEGKTLRDIKWFSVWCDEFAVNFGDVAIPASLDFPRPQKISALRGVHGVSSENIVIVDAQTLLVPNFSYDGEAPDAKFWVGRGQRPTPEGLRIPDENGKENPLRRYERKTIVLTLPEDLTIFDIGHFGVWCEAFTVDFGHVRLPEGLNVPPSLKMLGISPQSKLNCEVLYDDLAFEVRWAVAGESIVVQLVAKLEPNNYMSFGISPNKNISQMIGADAVVAWVDPETGNGFAQDYFLEGKAQCSGSRGACPDTKIMEKTNSIRLLNAAMVNGYSIVTYQRSLAATDRLDLPISVTDAESVVWAIGPLNDFKEVSFHTFYNKHLHQIEFGRQPKWNCPLPEGAKPGSSSDEQEEAAPQAQSSTGGKGYPPAGHPNLEPEEEFYENRAEALHRQQPQRRQETAIITQRRPVPTPKPVNSNGAWDIPAIQCHEPEDGVFYAQMGPTGGKHGYPAITGHVGWGISWYINGLLIPEIHVVRGKTYTFVVEGGNNPDIPAKYHPFYISDDPVGGYEHKREEEKKAVRIFAGVHRSRSGQVTPTGVGRLCNWTPDVEGPPADDYQSFGAYQRTLTLKCDAGEPGVISWKPDRNTPDTVYYHCFTHRYLGWKIHVHDSCEGDVGGQGAASEQHEIRLPAAAAEPAPVHEDYAAEPSIRRETQVSPNDNFLLKHQTDLIKNHNMNGTPPKLSFEITKSSEITKLISDGIRAAEALEESLLRKHPSNSNPSPNPHQNEVNSGPHPPIRPKDHHQITINGSRLPPQLATVRPEILLGETHSQKSSASASSSASASPSSLSLPTHPKLPIFATGPHLIHNSHLHLHRLHHPQHAPHPPSIISPHLHPHTHPHPLHHHNLTSNLPALAQKTIGLSEYLRPPQNAPLFHPVKLPGRRPYPGPIKKVPASRPILPQQHPHPHPAAILQQSSLIVNHYRKPVPSLLKPFVKEKPFPLQPIAASVLLLGQPTELGASGQRKAEHGERSKPKQKPQPVIPVPVPYIDHEPQGSQQSTAFFNLHSKPEQKSNPTAQPTTSTTTIIVKRPLQKEPSPQEIASMRPAVNQGFKPDTVIVESGFRPIMRTDGSGVQLPPELIDQVAHRREDPGTEIDEVMETDTLFLAAQQGGSETQSFEPMFIPSPLDSTNASIQMKKAVTEADVDEASALRLPSAAVEHALPSAAQLRKPTLGELFGEDLDEEMEGKLDDEELEEEPVLPSKKPSTAAVGLSSTTQAIVTPEQEPEHEVFDDDMASLFGPDSQEEELYADELEPEDKLAAAAERIDTYYLPPDNRKIPHAGLPSGALYTFDGKSVVDGSLVLPPKLDARDNGLLRHSHYGLTPLEQLIRTTPQFGAFHGELPEEFQSTESPVRPGAQPVTEYSNPVPFTRTSASVFPSSSSSSSTTTTTGSGSTIYSQSSTSTSSSPSPSSSLRPISTKLHLITSDSSSRSSSRSHSHST from the exons ATGTACAATCAATTAGCCATGCTGGCAATGAAGGATAAACCTTGGCTGGTGCTATTTGGCCTATTGGCCGCATTAAGCT GCCTGCCCAGCCCCAGCGATGCCGCGTATCCGTATTACGGCACGAAGATCGGGGCTCTAACACGTCTGCACCATGGCGTTTCCGGCGATGTCTATGCAGTGGACTCGCGCACGATTTTCATCAAGAAATTCAGCTACGACGGCGAGGCCCCGGCCGCCTACTTCTACGTGGGCAACACGGCCCGGCCCAGCAACGAGGGCGCCACCCGGCTAAGGGACGAGCGCGGCGGCACAGCCTCCCTAACGCGTCGCTACCGGAACAAGGACATCACCCTGTCGCTGCCCGAGGGCAAGACGCTGCGCGACATCAAATGGTTCTCGGTGTGGTGTGACGAGTTTGCGGTTAACTTCGGGGATGTGGCCATCCCGGCCAGTCTGGATTTTCCCAGGCCCCAGAAGATTAGCGCTCTGCGCGGCGTCCACGGCGTGTCCTCCGAGAACATTGTGATCGTAGATGCCCAGACCCTGCTGGTGCCCAACTTCAGCTATGACGGCGAGGCGCCTG ATGCCAAGTTCTGGGTGGGTCGGGGACAGCGTCCCACGCCCGAGGGCCTGCGCATACCCGACGAGAACGGCAAGGAGAATCCGCTGCGTCGCTACGAGCGCAAGACCATCGTCCTGACCCTGCCCGAGGACCTGACCATCTTCGACATCGGCCACTTTGGCGTGTGGTGTGAGGCCTTTACCGTCGACTTTGGCCACGTCCGCCTGCCGGAGGGCCTCAACGTGCCGCCATCGCTGAAGATGCTCGGCATCAGTCCACAG TCGAAACTCAACTGCGAGGTGCTCTACGACGATCTGGCCTTTGAGGTGCGCTGGGCCGTGGCCGGGGAGAGCATTGTGGTGCAATTGGTGGCCAAATTGG AACCGAACAACTACATGTCCTTCGGCATCTCGCCGAACAAGAACATCAGCCAGATGATCGGAGCCGATGCGGTCGTAGCCTGGGTGGATCCGGAGACGGGCAACGGCTTCGCCCAGGACTACTTCCTGGAGGGCAAGGCCCAGTGCTCCGGCAGCCGCGGTGCCTGTCCCGACACCAAGATCATGGAGAAGACCAACTCCATCCGTCTGCTGAATGCCGCCATGGTCAATGGCTACTCGATTGTCACCTATCAGCGCTCGCTGGCGGCCACCGATCGCCTGGATCTGCCCATCTCCGTCACGGACGCCGAGTCCGTGGTCTGGGCCATTGGACCCCTGAACGACTTCAAAGAGGTCTCCTTCCACACCTTCTACAACAAACATCTGCATCAGATCGAGTTCGGTCGGCAGCCCAAGTGGAACTGTCCCCTGCCCGAGGGCGCAAAGCCGGGCAGCAGCTCCGACGAGCAGGAAGAAGCCGCTCCCCAGGCCCAGAGCTCAACCGGAGGCAAGGGCTATCCACCCGCTGGACACCCCAATCTGGAGCCCGAGGAGGAGTTCTATGAGAATCGTGCCGAGgctctgcatcgccagcagcctCAGAGGCGCCAGGAGACGGCCATCATTACGCAGCGACGCCCGGTGCCCACACCCAAGCCCGTGAACAGCAACGGGGCCTGGGACATTCCGGCCATCCAGTGCCACGAACCGGAGGATGGCGTCTTCTATGCCCAGATGGGTCCAACTGGCGGAAAGCATGGCTATCCAGCCATCACGG GCCACGTGGGCTGGGGCATTTCCTGGTACATCAACGGCCTGCTCATCCCCGAGATCCATGTGGTGCGTGGCAAGACCTACACCTTCGTGGTGGAGGGCGGCAACAACCCCGACATCCCGGCCAAATACCATCCTTTCTACATCAGCGATGATCCTGTCGGCGGCTACGAGCACAAGCGCGAGGAGGAGAAGAAG GCTGTTCGCATATTTGCTGGAGTTCATCGCTCGCGATCGGGTCAGGTGACGCCCACGGGCGTGGGCCGCCTGTGCAACTGGACCCCGGATGTGGAGGGACCGCCGGCAGATGACTACCAATCCTTCGGGGCCTACCAGCGCACCCTGACACTCAAGTGCGATGCTGGCGAGCCAGGGGTGATCAGCTGGAAGCCGGATAGGAATACACCGGACACCGTGTACTATCACTGCTTCACCCACCGCTATCTGGGCTGGAAGATACACGTGCACGACTCGTGCGAGGGCGATGTGGGTGGCCAGGGGGCAGCCTCCGAGCAGCACGAGATCCGTCTGCCAGCGGCTGCGGCCGAGCCGGCGCCCGTCCACGAGGACTATGCCGCCGAGCCATCGATCCGACGCGAAACCCAGGTCAGCCCCAACGATAATTTTTTATTGAAGCACCAAACCGATTTGATTAAGAACCACAATATGAACGGAACACCGCCTAAACTGAGTTTTGAAATAACGAAATCTTCGGAAATAACCAAACTGATTTCAGATGGCATCCGCGCTGCTGAGGCTCTCGAGGAGAGCCTTCTAAGGAAGCACCCATCCAACTCCAATCCCAGCCCCAACCCCCACCAGAACGAAGTGAACTCGGGTCCCCATCCGCCGATACGTCCTAAAGACCACCACCAGATAACCATCAATGGCTCTCGATTACCCCCCCAACTAGCCACCGTCCGGCCCGAGATACTGCTTGGCGAAACCCATTCTCAAAAATCATCTGCATCCGCATCctcatctgcatctgcatcccCCTCATCGTTGTCGTTGCCCACTCACCCGAAACTTCCCATCTTTGCCACTGGCCCACATCTCATACACAACTCTCACTTGCACTTGCACCGCCTGCACCATCCGCAGCATGCCCCACACCCGCCCTCGATTATAAGCCCCCATCTGCACCCGCACACGCACCCGCATCCACTGCATCACCACAATCTAACCAGTAACCTTCCAGCGCTCGCCCAGAAAACCATCGGTCTGTCCGAGTATCTGCGTCCGCCGCAGAATGCGCCGCTCTTCCATCCGGTGAAGCTGCCCGGGCGACGGCCCTATCCCGGTCCCATCAAGAAGGTGCCCGCCTCCAGGCccatccttccgcagcagcATCCCCATCCGCATCCGGCAGCCATCCTGCAGCAGTCCTCGCTGATTGTCAACCACTATCGCAAGCCCGTTCCCAGTCTGCTGAAGCCGTTTGTCAAGGAAAAGCCCTTCCCCCTGCAGCCCATAGCCgcatcggtgctgctgcttggaCAGCCCACGGAATTGGGGGCCAGCGGCCAGCGTAAGGCGGAGCACGGGGAACGATCCAAGCCGAAACAAAAGCCACAGCCTGTCATCCCTGTGCCAGTGCCCTACATAGACCACGAACCACAGGGATCCCAACAGAGCACGGCCTTTTTTAACCTCCACTCGAAACCGGAGCAGAAATCCAACCCGACGGCTCAGCCAACCACCAGCACCACGACGATCATCGTCAAGCGGCCCCTGCAGAAGGAGCCCTCCCCCCAGGAGATTGCCAGCATGCGACCAGCCGTCAATCAGGGTTTCAAGCCCGATACCGTAATCGTGGAGAGTGGGTTCCGGCCGATTATGCGGACCGATGGCAGCGGTGTGCAACTGCCGCCGGAGCTGATCGATCAGGTGGCACATCGACGCGAGGATCCAGGCACCGAGATCGATGAGGTAATGGAAACGGACACACTCTTCCTGGCAGCCCAGCAGGGAGGAAGCGAGACGCAGAGCTTCGAGCCCATGTTCATACCCTCTCCCCTGGACAGCACCAATGCGTCCATCCAGATGAAGAAAGCGGTCACAGAGGCAGATGTGGATGAGGCATCGGCACTTCGATTGCCATCGGCAGCAGTGGAGCATGCTCTGCCCTCAGCCGCCCAGCTGCGCAAGCCGACTTTGGGTGAATTGTTCGGTGAGGATCTGGACGAGGAGATGGAGGGTAAACTCGATGAcgaggagctggaggaggagccGGTTTTGCCGTCCAAGAAACCATCTACGGCAGCCGTCGGTCTGTCGAGCACAACTCAAGCGATTGTCACCCCGGAGCAAGAACCAGAGCACGAGGTCTTCGACGATGACATGGCCAGCCTTTTCGGGCCAGACTCGCAGGAGGAAGAACTTTATGCGGATGAGCTGGAGCCGGAGGATAAACTGGCCGCGGCCGCAGAGCGCATCGATACCTACTACCTGCCGCCGGACAACCGAAAGATTCCCCACGCCGGCCTGCCCAGTGGGGCGCTGTACACGTTCGATGGCAAGAGCGTGGTGGACGGGTCCCTGGTGCTGCCCCCCAAGCTAGATGCTCGGGACAATGGCCTCTTGAGGCACTCGCATTACGGGCTCACTCCTCTCGAGCAGCTGATACGGACAACGCCGCAGTTTGGAGCATTCCACGGCGAACTGCCGGAGGAGTTCCAGTCAACGGAGAGTCCAGTTCGGCCTGGTGCTCAGCCCGTGACGGAGTACTCCAATCCGGTGCCTTTCACGCGCACCAGTGCCTCCGTTTTCCCCAgtagcagcagtagcagcagcaccaccaccaccaccggaAGCGGAAGCACAATCTACTCGCAGtcatcgacatcgacatcgtCATCGCCATCCCCATCATCCTCATTGAGACCCATTTCCACCAAACTGCACCTAATCACGTCCGACAGCAgcagtcgcagcagcagccgcagccacagccacagcacgTAG